A genome region from Triplophysa rosa linkage group LG24, Trosa_1v2, whole genome shotgun sequence includes the following:
- the LOC130548067 gene encoding uncharacterized protein LOC130548067: MTEKSDICLLALILLSSLFTGVSGAEVTRVFISSGESVSLPCNDALHQCSSTTWIYNNYTSSSAVEVFFGGINKNNTERSERLSLTSECSLNIYNTTQHDRGVYTCRQYVNGLHHGPESQVYLHVLHVSSSSSSSSSQTEIRANTSVTLSCQLWSHDCDYLLRVDGFQLVWMNQADVDLQTDSRYQIRSDEHDCLISLTTTLVNEDNNTELRCVLKHKNDIKTSVTHTVRFTDSNKILVTTTNPEKTSTSNRSESVNCSEIAVSFIRVILVIVEVSVFAAPTVILLQIICARRAENRRRTQNAHAEDTVMSAVLE; the protein is encoded by the exons ATGACTGAGAAGAGTGATATCTGTCTGCTGGCACTGATCCTTCTCTCTTCACTATTCACAG GTGTGAGTGGAGCAGAAGTGACTCGTGTGTTCATCAGTTCTGGTGAAAGTGTGTCTCTGCCCTGTAATGATGCTCTTCATCAATGCTCCTCAACTACATGGATCTACAATAATTATACATCATCATCTGCAGTAGAAGTGTTTTTTGGAGGAATAAACAAGAATAACACAGAGAGATCTGAGAGACTGAGTCTGACATCTGAGTGCTCTCTCAACATctataacacaacacaacatgatCGTGGAGTTTACACCTGCAGACAATATGTGAATGGACTTCATCATGGACCTGAGTCACAGGTTTATCTCCATGTTCTTCATG tgtcttcatcatcatcatcatcatcatcacagactgagataagagcaaacACATCTGTCACTCTCTCCTGTCAgctgtggtcacatgactgtgaTTATTTGCTCCGTGTTGATGGATTTCAGCTGGTGTGGATGAATCAGGCTGATGTTGATCTACAGACAGACTCCAGATATCAGATTAGATCAGATGAACATGATTGTCTCATCTCTCTGACTACAACACTGGTGAATGAAGACAACAACACAGAGTTGAGATGTGTGCTCAAACACAAGAATGACATCAAGACCTCAGTCACACATACGGTCAGATTTACAG ATTCAAACAAGATTCTAGTGACCACCACAAACCCCGAGAAAACATCCACATCAAACAGATCGGAGAGTGTAAACTGCAGTGAGATTGCTGTGTCATTCATAAGAG TGATTCTAGTGATCGTTGAGGTGTCAGTGTTTGCTGCTCCTACTGTCATTCTTCTTCAGATCATCTGTGCACGAAGAGC
- the LOC130548066 gene encoding uncharacterized protein LOC130548066 isoform X2, whose product MLSGMDVNALRVICALFLSEKRKTRKKRLWQKHWRHGEQELCVLQKEIEVHENSWFMTAGEFDDLLQLVSPLITKRDTKMRRAITARERLSLTLRFLITGRCIYCCLTATPDTEDDWRRIAKRFEERWQFPHCVGALDAKHIHIQASAKNACPSQNFIMMSAAVDADLKFIYADVGSRASESDAGVFVQSDLCRAMDQNLLRLPPPEPLPETNKAMPYVFVGDASYPLRCDLMRPYPQKDMDHGRRVFNDRVSRARSVVQNAFGILANRFRVFRSTICLEPEKVVKITMAALCVHNFLLERRSDAYTPAEFTDWEDSDHTVVKGAWRRYGTGVFKPLNSGNIRNPCFSAKEQRNVLRNYFTSPAGRLSWQEHLNSQTPKDF is encoded by the exons ATGTTGTCTGGGATGGATGTGAACGCTCTTCGAGTGATTTGTGCGCTGTTCTTGTCAGAAAAACGAAAGACGCGAAAAAAGAGACTGTGGCAGAAACACTGGAGACACGGAGAGCAGGAGCTGTGTGTTCTGCAAAAAGAGATTGAG GTTCACGAGAACAGTTGGTTTATGACGGCTGGGGAGTTTGATGATCTGCTGCAACTGGTGAGTCCTCTCATCACGAAACGGGACACGAAGATGAGGCGCGCGATAACGGCACGAGAGCGTCTGTCTTTAACTCTGCGCTTTCTCATCACAGGTCGGTGTATATACTGCTGCTTAACTGCT ACACCGGACACTGAGGACGACTGGCGCCGGATCGCCAAGCGTTTCGAGGAGAGATGGCAGTTTCCACATTGCGTCGGTGCGCTGGATGCCAAGCACATTCACATCCAGGCTTCTGCCAAAAACGCTTGTCCGTCTCAAAACTTCATCATGATGTCGGCCGCCGTGGATGCAGACTTGAAGTTTATTTATGCAGATGTGGGCAGTCGGGCCAGCGAGTCTGACGCCGGAGTGTTCGTTCAGTCAGATCTGTGTAGAGCCATGGACCAGAACCTTCTTCGCCTCCCTCCTCCCGAACCCTTGCCTGAAACCAATAAAGCGATGCCTTATGTGTTCGTGGGGGATGCGTCGTATCCACTGAGGTGTGATCTAATGAGACCGTATCCGCAGAAGGACATGGATCACGGCCGGAGGGTTTTTAACGACCGCGTCTCTCGGGCACGGAGCGTAGTCCAGAACGCTTTTGGCATCCTTGCCAACAGATTCCGGGTGTTCAGATCCACCATCTGTCTAGAACCAGAGAAGGTGGTCAAGATCACCATGGCCGCACTTTGCGTGCACAATTTTCTCCTGGAGCGCCGGTCGGACGCGTACACGCCGGCAGAATTTACAGACTGGGAAGATTCCGACCACACGGTCGTCAAGGGAGCCTGGCGTAGATACGGGACGGGAGTCTTCAAGCCGCTGAACAGCGGGAACATCCGCAATCCCTGTTTCAGCGctaaagaacaaagaaatgtgctaCGGAATTATTTTACTTCACCTGCGGGACGGCTTTCCTGGCAGGAGCATCTCAACAGCCAAACACCAAAAGACTTCTGA
- the LOC130548066 gene encoding uncharacterized protein LOC130548066 isoform X1 — protein MLSGMDVNALRVICALFLSEKRKTRKKRLWQKHWRHGEQELCVLQKEIEVHENSWFMTAGEFDDLLQLVSPLITKRDTKMRRAITARERLSLTLRFLITGQTFRSLSLQYPVGGSTVSIIVLETCAALHQVMKDNVLKTPDTEDDWRRIAKRFEERWQFPHCVGALDAKHIHIQASAKNACPSQNFIMMSAAVDADLKFIYADVGSRASESDAGVFVQSDLCRAMDQNLLRLPPPEPLPETNKAMPYVFVGDASYPLRCDLMRPYPQKDMDHGRRVFNDRVSRARSVVQNAFGILANRFRVFRSTICLEPEKVVKITMAALCVHNFLLERRSDAYTPAEFTDWEDSDHTVVKGAWRRYGTGVFKPLNSGNIRNPCFSAKEQRNVLRNYFTSPAGRLSWQEHLNSQTPKDF, from the exons ATGTTGTCTGGGATGGATGTGAACGCTCTTCGAGTGATTTGTGCGCTGTTCTTGTCAGAAAAACGAAAGACGCGAAAAAAGAGACTGTGGCAGAAACACTGGAGACACGGAGAGCAGGAGCTGTGTGTTCTGCAAAAAGAGATTGAG GTTCACGAGAACAGTTGGTTTATGACGGCTGGGGAGTTTGATGATCTGCTGCAACTGGTGAGTCCTCTCATCACGAAACGGGACACGAAGATGAGGCGCGCGATAACGGCACGAGAGCGTCTGTCTTTAACTCTGCGCTTTCTCATCACAG GGCAAACGTTCAGATCCCTCAGTCTCCAGTATCCCGTTGGAGGCTCCACTGTTTCCATCATTGTACTGGAGACATGTGCTGCCCTGCATCAGGTCATGAAAGACAACGTTCTAAAG ACACCGGACACTGAGGACGACTGGCGCCGGATCGCCAAGCGTTTCGAGGAGAGATGGCAGTTTCCACATTGCGTCGGTGCGCTGGATGCCAAGCACATTCACATCCAGGCTTCTGCCAAAAACGCTTGTCCGTCTCAAAACTTCATCATGATGTCGGCCGCCGTGGATGCAGACTTGAAGTTTATTTATGCAGATGTGGGCAGTCGGGCCAGCGAGTCTGACGCCGGAGTGTTCGTTCAGTCAGATCTGTGTAGAGCCATGGACCAGAACCTTCTTCGCCTCCCTCCTCCCGAACCCTTGCCTGAAACCAATAAAGCGATGCCTTATGTGTTCGTGGGGGATGCGTCGTATCCACTGAGGTGTGATCTAATGAGACCGTATCCGCAGAAGGACATGGATCACGGCCGGAGGGTTTTTAACGACCGCGTCTCTCGGGCACGGAGCGTAGTCCAGAACGCTTTTGGCATCCTTGCCAACAGATTCCGGGTGTTCAGATCCACCATCTGTCTAGAACCAGAGAAGGTGGTCAAGATCACCATGGCCGCACTTTGCGTGCACAATTTTCTCCTGGAGCGCCGGTCGGACGCGTACACGCCGGCAGAATTTACAGACTGGGAAGATTCCGACCACACGGTCGTCAAGGGAGCCTGGCGTAGATACGGGACGGGAGTCTTCAAGCCGCTGAACAGCGGGAACATCCGCAATCCCTGTTTCAGCGctaaagaacaaagaaatgtgctaCGGAATTATTTTACTTCACCTGCGGGACGGCTTTCCTGGCAGGAGCATCTCAACAGCCAAACACCAAAAGACTTCTGA
- the LOC130547511 gene encoding telomeric repeat-binding factor 2-like: MNACTHHLVTRSGEQIINRWNFDFYVLTAFDAFRNGDFTAFTEFTNIIESLVVRPIDGRSDIIIKLRFMQFLSRINNGDRLDITFEDPLTPLESALNVLKSICSDMNVPHGDHQRVHNCIKEMLIIVCIRAGEFERAEQMLHKHFPKGMDSAGKKKLYTNLIRNRRRSHSALQVNSYNDFKQDMLDFIDSLYSLPEPFLLKMLMSPDSRRQSEESPQISTSPKKRSTADYTCATSSPRRSASPPAALAQVSLENLRLVYGKLSEMYGVSTPFSQLQRDVENEALMENRTQSDAELHLALSETPLEKIGTQRDSEEEVRGTGVHPELHDSNRMKETDVQELQNDTQRDSVEQMVL; encoded by the exons ATGAACGCCTGCACACATCATTTAGTGACACGCAGCGGCGAGCAGATTATCAACAGATGGAATTTCGACTTTTACGTGTTAACAGCATTCGACGCGTTCAGAAACGGAGATTTTACCGCCTTCACGGAGTTCACCAACATTATTGAGA GTTTGGTGGTCAGACCCATTGATGGACGCAGTGACATCATTATCAAACTTCGCTTTATGCAGTTTCTGTCCAGGATCAACAATGGAGATCGGTTAG ATATCACGTTTGAAGACCCGTTGACACCTCTGGAATCTGCTCTCAATGTGCTGAAGTCCATCTGCAGTGACATGAACGTCCCTCACGGAGACCACCAGCGCGTGCACAACTGCATCAAAGAGATG CTCATAATAGTTTGCATCAGGGCTGGAGAGTTTGAGAGAGCAGAGCAGATGTTACACAAACACTTTCCTAAAGGAATGGATTCAGCTGGAAAG AAGAAGCTGTACACGAATCTGATCAGAAACAGACGTCGCTCTCACTCGGCGCTGCAGGTGAACTCGTACAATGACTTTAAACAGGACATGCTGGACTTCATCGACAGTCTCTACAGCCTTCCAGAGCCGTTCCTCCTCAAG ATGTTGATGAGTCCAGACAGTCGGAGACAGAGTGAAGAATCTCCTCAGATCAGCACATCCCCAAAGAAGCGCAGCACAGCGGACTACACGTGTGCCACATCATCCCCACGCCG TTCGGCGTCTCCTCCGGCAGCCCTGGCACAAGTGAGTTTGGAGAATCTGCGTCTGGTTTACGGTAAACTCAGCGAGATGTACGGGGTGAGCACACCCTTCTCACAGCTTCAGCGGGACGTGGAGAACGAGGCCCTGATGGAGAACAGGACACAATCTGACGCCGAGCTTCATCTGGCGCTGTCAGAGACGCCGCTCGAGAAAATCGGAACACAGCGAGACTCCGAGGAGGAGGTGAGGGGCACGGGCGTCCACCCAGAGCTCCATGATTCTAACAGGATGAAGGAGACAGATGTTCAGGAGCTTCAGAATGACACGCAGCGGGACTCTGTGGAGCAG